A region of Gracilinanus agilis isolate LMUSP501 chromosome 3, AgileGrace, whole genome shotgun sequence DNA encodes the following proteins:
- the ESAM gene encoding endothelial cell-selective adhesion molecule isoform X1: protein MIFPFLLLPLPSAQLLRDVSLFPPTATVSRAQLVVHEGSLRVEAVEGAEVVLPAWYTLTGMKPSLKPEPPPYVLWFLEQSGKEMEQVLSYLNGVLLSKPRISLVHSMPSRNVSLRIVQLQEQDSGLYRCSVNVPDQGKSMSDVGSLELDVLVSPAAPSCHLHGVPRMGANVTLSCLTTRSKPAAQYSWERLPPRAQFFFSPAVDSIRGSLFLTNLSASMSGVYVCKASNKVGSAQCNVTLEVTSGPKAAVVAGAVVVTLVVLVLLAIFVLLYCHREKMQEESANDIKEDAVAPRTLPWPKGSDTISKNGTLSSVTSARALRPPHGPPRSGALTPTPSLSSQALSSPGLPRTNRTQPPTASPALGGVSSSALSRMGAVPVMVPAQSQAGSLV, encoded by the exons ATGATATTCCCCTTCttactccttccccttccttctgccCAGCTTCTCCGTGACgtgtctctcttccctcccacagCGACTGTTTCCCGAGCCCAGCTGGTGGTGCACGAGGGGTCTCTCAGGGTGGAAGCAGTGGAAGGGGCGGAGGTGGTCCTCCCTGCATGGTACACGCTGACCGGGATGAAGCCCTCTCTGAAACCTGAGCCCCCTCCTTACGTGCTATGGTTCCTGGAACAAAGTGGGAAGGAAATGGAGCAG GTGCTGTCCTATCTTAATGGAGTATTATTGAGCAAACCTCGAATATCCCTAGTACATTCTATGCCCTCGAGAAATGTATCCCTGAGAATAGTCCAGCTCCAGGAACAGGACTCTGGGCTATACAGATGCTCGGTGAATGTGCCGGACCAAGGAAAGAGCATGTCAGATGTTGGCAGCTTGGAACTTGATGTACTGG TGtccccagctgccccatcatgcCATCTCCATGGTGTTCCAAGAATGGGGGCTAATGTGACCCTCAGTTGCCTGACCACAAGAAGCAAACCAGCTGCCCAATATAGTTGGGAGCGGCTTCCCCCACGGGCCCAGTTCTTCTTCTCACCTGCTGTAG ATAGTATTCGTGGTTCTCTGTTCCTCACCAATCTCTCAGCCTCCATGTCTGGTGTCTATGTCTGCAAAGCCAGCAATAAGGTGGGCAGTGCCCAATGCAATGTGACTTTGGAGGTAACTTCAG GACCAAAGGCAGCAGTGGTAGCTGGAGCTGTGGTGGTCACCCTGGTGGTGCTGGTGCTATTAGCTATATTCGTCCTCCTGTACTGTCACCGGGAAAAAATGCAAGAGGAATCAGCCAATGACATCAA GGAGGATGCTGTTGCTCCTCGAACACTGCCCTGGCCTAAGGGCTCAGACACCATCTCCAAGAATGGGACCCTTTCTTCTGTGACTTCAGCTCGTGCCCTCCGACCACCCCATGGACCTCCCCGATCTGGTGCACTGACCCCTACACCCAGTCTCTCTAGTCAGGCCCTGTCCTCCCCAGGGCTACCCAGGACAAACAGGACTCAACCTCCTACAGCATCACCTGCCCTTGGAGGAGTATCTTCTTCTGCCCTTAGTCGGATGGGTGCTGTGCCAGTCATGGTGCCTGCCCAGAGCCAGGCAGGCTCCCTAGTATAA
- the ESAM gene encoding endothelial cell-selective adhesion molecule isoform X2: MVPPPGPPWSRQLQLFLLGMTTLATVSRAQLVVHEGSLRVEAVEGAEVVLPAWYTLTGMKPSLKPEPPPYVLWFLEQSGKEMEQVLSYLNGVLLSKPRISLVHSMPSRNVSLRIVQLQEQDSGLYRCSVNVPDQGKSMSDVGSLELDVLVSPAAPSCHLHGVPRMGANVTLSCLTTRSKPAAQYSWERLPPRAQFFFSPAVDSIRGSLFLTNLSASMSGVYVCKASNKVGSAQCNVTLEVTSGPKAAVVAGAVVVTLVVLVLLAIFVLLYCHREKMQEESANDIKEDAVAPRTLPWPKGSDTISKNGTLSSVTSARALRPPHGPPRSGALTPTPSLSSQALSSPGLPRTNRTQPPTASPALGGVSSSALSRMGAVPVMVPAQSQAGSLV; the protein is encoded by the exons CGACTGTTTCCCGAGCCCAGCTGGTGGTGCACGAGGGGTCTCTCAGGGTGGAAGCAGTGGAAGGGGCGGAGGTGGTCCTCCCTGCATGGTACACGCTGACCGGGATGAAGCCCTCTCTGAAACCTGAGCCCCCTCCTTACGTGCTATGGTTCCTGGAACAAAGTGGGAAGGAAATGGAGCAG GTGCTGTCCTATCTTAATGGAGTATTATTGAGCAAACCTCGAATATCCCTAGTACATTCTATGCCCTCGAGAAATGTATCCCTGAGAATAGTCCAGCTCCAGGAACAGGACTCTGGGCTATACAGATGCTCGGTGAATGTGCCGGACCAAGGAAAGAGCATGTCAGATGTTGGCAGCTTGGAACTTGATGTACTGG TGtccccagctgccccatcatgcCATCTCCATGGTGTTCCAAGAATGGGGGCTAATGTGACCCTCAGTTGCCTGACCACAAGAAGCAAACCAGCTGCCCAATATAGTTGGGAGCGGCTTCCCCCACGGGCCCAGTTCTTCTTCTCACCTGCTGTAG ATAGTATTCGTGGTTCTCTGTTCCTCACCAATCTCTCAGCCTCCATGTCTGGTGTCTATGTCTGCAAAGCCAGCAATAAGGTGGGCAGTGCCCAATGCAATGTGACTTTGGAGGTAACTTCAG GACCAAAGGCAGCAGTGGTAGCTGGAGCTGTGGTGGTCACCCTGGTGGTGCTGGTGCTATTAGCTATATTCGTCCTCCTGTACTGTCACCGGGAAAAAATGCAAGAGGAATCAGCCAATGACATCAA GGAGGATGCTGTTGCTCCTCGAACACTGCCCTGGCCTAAGGGCTCAGACACCATCTCCAAGAATGGGACCCTTTCTTCTGTGACTTCAGCTCGTGCCCTCCGACCACCCCATGGACCTCCCCGATCTGGTGCACTGACCCCTACACCCAGTCTCTCTAGTCAGGCCCTGTCCTCCCCAGGGCTACCCAGGACAAACAGGACTCAACCTCCTACAGCATCACCTGCCCTTGGAGGAGTATCTTCTTCTGCCCTTAGTCGGATGGGTGCTGTGCCAGTCATGGTGCCTGCCCAGAGCCAGGCAGGCTCCCTAGTATAA
- the VSIG2 gene encoding V-set and immunoglobulin domain-containing protein 2: MDPGWPGVDFKLGLLKAFLLSPRPFFKGYTEDRQPKAAMAWLPGSLVFWTMLTLIYLIAPGCPVEVKVPIEPLSKPAGEAVELTCSYHTSVGENFALKWSFVQPGNPISSDETILYFTNNELYLTGPQAKRVTLLQNPPTEGIATLRLTDIQSSDTGTYLCQVNNPPDFHSNGLGLVNLTVLVPPTKPTCGQSGQVSVGGGAALSCSSSGGAPRPVYTWVRLGSAPTPAPGSMVQDEISGRLILTNLSLSSSGVYRCVAANQLGSAFCELTLAVADPSKGRVAGAVIGVLLGLLFLVVGVFCLLKFQKQRSKKPKEMYGGNDLREDAKAPGVYDSPLERGHSDVGLLERSPSASTVTTTKSKLPMVV; this comes from the exons ATGGACCCGGGCTGGCCTGGTGTTGATTTCAAGCTTGGACTTCTCAAGGCTTTTCTGCTCTCCCCAAGGCCTTTTTT CAAAGGCTACACAGAGGACAGACAGCCCAAGGCAGCCATGGCTTGGCTCCCTGGATCCCTAGTGTTCTGGACAATGCTGACCCTCATCTACCTGATCG CCCCAGGATGCCCTGTGGAAGTGAAAGTGCCAATTGAACCCTTGAGCAAACCTGCTGGTGAAGCGGTAGAGCTGACCTGTAGCTACCACACATCCGTGGGAGAAAACTTTGCACTGAAATGGAGCTTTGTCCAGCCTGGTAATCCCATCTCCTCAGATGAGACT ATCCTATATTTCACCAATAATGAGCTATATCTGACTGGACCCCAGGCAAAGAGGGTCACTCTGCTGCAGAATCCCCCTACAGAAGGGATAGCCACACTTCGACTGACAGATATTCAATCTTCAGACACTGGAACCTATCTCTGCCAAGTCAACAACCCGCCAGACTTCCACAGTAATGGCCTGGGGCTGGTCAATCTCACAGTGCTGG TACCCCCAACAAAGCCCACATGTGGACAAAGTGGGCAGGTCTCAGTAGGAGGGGGTGCTGCATTGAGCTGCAGTTCTTCAGGGGGTGCCCCCCGTCCTGTGTACACCTGGGTTCGATTGGGTTCTGCTCCTACTCCAGCTCCTGGCAGCATGGTACAAG ATGAGATCTCTGGTCGGCTCATCCTCaccaacctctctctctcttcctctggagTCTATCGATGTGTGGCTGCCAATCAGTTAGGCAGTGCCTTCTGTGAACTGACCCTTGCAGTAGCTG ACCCTTCCAAGGGCAGGGTTGCAGGGGCTGTGATAGGTGTCCTCCTGGGCTTGCTGTTTTTGGTGGTAGGTGTATTCTGCCTACTGAAGTTCCAGAAGCAGAGGAGTAAGAAGCCAAAGGAGATGTATGGGGGCAATGACCTTAG AGAGGATGCCAAGGCCCCAGGGGTTTATGACTCACCTCTCGAGAGAGGCCATTCAGATGTTGGGCTACTAGAGAGGTCCCCTTCTGCCAGCACAGTGACTACCACCAAGTCCAAGCTCCCAATGGTTGTTTGA
- the NRGN gene encoding neurogranin, producing the protein MDCCTESACSKPDDDILDIPLDDPGANAAAAKIQASFRGHMARKKIKSGERGRKGPGPGGAGGSGGARGGAGGGPSGD; encoded by the exons ATGGACTGCTGCACG GAGAGCGCTTGTTCCAAGCCGGACGATGACATTTTGGACATCCCTTTGGACGATCCTGGCGCCAATGCAGCAGCTGCCAAAATCCAGGCGAGTTTCCGGGGCCACATGGCTCGGAAGAAGATCAAAAGTGGGGAGCGAGGACGGAAGGGCCCAGGCCCCGGGGGGGCGGGCGGCTCTGGGGGCGCCCGGGGAGGTGCCGGAGGCGGCCCCAGCGGCGACTAA